One region of Bacillus zhangzhouensis genomic DNA includes:
- a CDS encoding energy-coupling factor ABC transporter ATP-binding protein — MDITIKELEHRYQMKTPFERLALYDVNASIKEGSYVAVIGHTGSGKSTLLQHLNGLLKPTKGSIALGETVLQANKKQQDMKSLRKKVGIVFQFPEHQLFEETILKDICFGPMNFGVPQEKAEAKAKEMLKLVGLPESLLSRSPFELSGGQMRRVAIAGVLAMEPEVLVLDEPTAGLDPRGRKEIMDMFYDLHHKANLTTILVTHSMEDAAHYADQMIVMHKGTVKATGTPRELFANRTDMSSFGLDLPETIKFQQTVEEKLGITFQRPLLTMDEMAEALTALYQEDTTS; from the coding sequence ATGGACATTACGATCAAAGAATTAGAGCATCGTTATCAAATGAAAACGCCGTTTGAGCGTCTCGCTTTGTATGATGTCAATGCTTCCATCAAAGAGGGTAGCTATGTCGCTGTCATTGGTCATACGGGCTCTGGCAAGTCCACATTGCTGCAGCACTTAAATGGATTGCTCAAACCAACGAAGGGGAGCATTGCGCTTGGAGAGACAGTTTTACAAGCCAATAAAAAGCAGCAGGACATGAAATCCCTACGGAAAAAGGTAGGCATTGTGTTTCAGTTTCCTGAGCATCAGCTCTTTGAGGAAACCATCCTCAAGGATATCTGCTTTGGTCCCATGAACTTCGGCGTCCCTCAAGAGAAAGCAGAAGCGAAGGCGAAGGAGATGCTGAAACTGGTTGGTCTTCCTGAATCCCTATTATCTCGATCTCCCTTTGAACTAAGCGGCGGTCAAATGAGACGTGTGGCGATTGCAGGCGTTTTAGCGATGGAGCCAGAAGTGCTTGTGCTTGATGAGCCGACTGCTGGGCTAGATCCACGCGGGCGGAAGGAAATCATGGACATGTTCTATGACCTTCATCACAAGGCAAACCTCACGACGATCCTGGTCACACACAGTATGGAGGATGCCGCTCATTATGCGGATCAAATGATTGTGATGCATAAAGGGACAGTTAAGGCGACAGGCACGCCGAGAGAGTTGTTTGCCAATCGCACAGACATGTCTTCGTTTGGTCTCGACCTCCCAGAAACGATTAAATTCCAGCAGACTGTAGAAGAAAAGCTTGGTATTACGTTTCAAAGGCCGCTTCTGACCATGGATGAAATGGCAGAAGCCTTAACAGCTCTTTATCAGGAGGACACCACATCATGA
- the truA gene encoding tRNA pseudouridine(38-40) synthase TruA, which produces MKVKCTVSYDGTHFKGYQVQPGQRTVQAEIESALAKMHKQDELIPIVASGRTDSGVHAKGQVIHFDTPLSIPMERWPFALNSLLPDDIRVLKAEEVDDSFHARFGVVSKEYRYKVSTETHQNVFTRQYACHYPYRLDIDKMREAAEHLIGTHDFTSFCAANTEVQDKVRDIYALEWKNVSDGLEMRVRGNGFLYNMVRIIAGTLLEIGSGKFPPEEIKFMLAARNREAAGKTAPSHGLYLWEVFYDN; this is translated from the coding sequence ATGAAGGTTAAATGTACCGTATCCTACGATGGGACACATTTTAAAGGCTATCAGGTGCAGCCAGGGCAACGAACCGTTCAGGCGGAGATAGAGTCTGCCCTTGCAAAAATGCACAAACAGGATGAACTGATTCCGATTGTGGCTTCCGGCCGAACAGACAGCGGTGTTCACGCAAAGGGACAGGTCATCCATTTTGACACCCCGCTCTCGATCCCGATGGAGAGATGGCCTTTTGCCCTTAACAGTCTGCTGCCGGATGATATCCGGGTTTTAAAGGCGGAGGAAGTCGATGATTCGTTTCATGCCAGGTTTGGTGTTGTTTCGAAGGAGTACAGGTATAAGGTCTCAACGGAAACGCACCAAAATGTGTTCACGAGACAGTATGCCTGCCACTATCCTTACCGGCTGGACATCGATAAAATGAGAGAAGCCGCAGAGCACCTGATTGGGACACATGACTTTACAAGCTTTTGTGCGGCCAATACAGAGGTTCAGGACAAGGTGAGGGACATTTATGCCCTCGAGTGGAAAAACGTCTCAGACGGGCTTGAAATGCGTGTGAGAGGGAATGGTTTTTTATACAATATGGTGCGGATTATCGCTGGAACGTTACTTGAAATCGGTTCTGGTAAATTTCCCCCTGAGGAGATAAAATTCATGCTTGCCGCCCGAAATCGTGAAGCGGCAGGCAAGACTGCGCCTAGTCACGGACTGTATTTATGGGAAGTTTTCTATGACAACTAA
- a CDS encoding KinB-signaling pathway activation protein produces the protein MKSRDLVRFFFSVLAVGAVVTSVVGFALEWGKYQKLFISFEILEIASVLFWFIGVGMIFSVISQMGFVVFLTVHRFALEIFRSHSLWNSIQLFLVIFVLFDLAYLRFLFFGENDSFLPYLWLPAFIGVFALITAYFKQQQSSKKTFVSAMFLMVVITSLEWFPALRVNEEDWLYLMLFPLLGCNAFQLLALPRFSKANAT, from the coding sequence ATGAAAAGTCGGGATTTAGTTCGTTTTTTCTTCTCTGTGCTAGCTGTTGGAGCGGTCGTGACAAGCGTGGTAGGCTTTGCGCTGGAGTGGGGGAAATATCAGAAGCTTTTTATTTCGTTTGAAATTCTAGAGATCGCATCTGTGTTGTTTTGGTTCATTGGTGTAGGGATGATTTTTAGTGTTATTAGCCAGATGGGGTTTGTTGTCTTCTTGACAGTGCACCGGTTTGCGTTAGAGATTTTCCGATCACATTCTTTATGGAATTCCATTCAGCTGTTTCTTGTGATTTTTGTGCTGTTTGATTTAGCTTACTTGCGATTTTTGTTTTTCGGTGAAAATGACTCATTTCTTCCATACTTGTGGCTGCCTGCTTTTATCGGTGTGTTTGCATTGATCACAGCTTACTTTAAACAGCAGCAGTCCTCTAAGAAAACATTTGTATCCGCAATGTTTCTCATGGTCGTCATCACGTCGTTAGAATGGTTCCCGGCGCTCAGAGTGAATGAAGAGGACTGGCTGTATTTAATGCTGTTCCCGCTATTGGGCTGTAATGCGTTTCAGCTGTTAGCACTGCCGCGGTTTTCAAAAGCGAATGCTACTTAA
- a CDS encoding energy-coupling factor ABC transporter ATP-binding protein, whose translation MGKTLIDVKDIVFRYHKDADKPALDQVSLHVNQNEWLAIVGHNGSGKSTLARVLNGLILPDAGTVKVGEIELKEESVWDIRKKVGMVFQNPDNQFVGSTVRDDVAFGLENNGVERELMIERVDWAVKQVNMQEFLDQEPHHLSGGQKQRVAIAGVLAASPDIMILDEATSMLDPIGREEVLETVRLLKEQGTVTVISITHDLDEAAKADRVIVMNDGKRFAEGTPEEVFELDEQLVQIGLDLPFSYRLSKQLKQQGVPLANAHLTQEGLVKELWTLRSKN comes from the coding sequence ATGGGGAAGACATTAATTGACGTAAAGGACATTGTATTTCGTTATCACAAGGATGCGGACAAGCCCGCTTTAGATCAAGTGTCATTGCATGTGAATCAAAATGAATGGCTCGCCATTGTTGGTCATAACGGTTCAGGTAAATCCACACTTGCCCGTGTGCTGAATGGGCTCATTTTACCGGATGCTGGTACGGTCAAGGTTGGAGAGATTGAGCTCAAAGAAGAAAGTGTTTGGGATATTCGCAAAAAGGTCGGAATGGTCTTTCAAAACCCAGATAACCAATTTGTTGGCTCAACGGTTCGTGATGATGTGGCTTTTGGTTTAGAAAATAACGGGGTCGAGCGGGAATTGATGATAGAGCGTGTAGATTGGGCTGTCAAACAGGTCAATATGCAAGAGTTTCTTGATCAAGAGCCGCACCATCTATCAGGCGGGCAGAAGCAGAGAGTCGCCATTGCAGGTGTGCTTGCCGCAAGCCCTGACATCATGATCTTGGATGAAGCAACATCAATGCTTGATCCGATTGGCCGTGAAGAAGTGTTAGAGACTGTTAGACTTCTAAAGGAACAAGGAACGGTCACAGTCATTTCTATCACACATGATTTAGACGAGGCTGCCAAGGCAGACCGCGTGATTGTGATGAATGACGGGAAGAGATTTGCCGAGGGAACGCCAGAGGAAGTATTTGAACTAGATGAACAGCTGGTTCAGATTGGACTTGATCTGCCATTCTCCTATCGATTGAGCAAGCAATTGAAGCAGCAAGGTGTGCCGCTTGCAAATGCCCATTTGACACAAGAAGGATTGGTGAAAGAGCTATGGACATTACGATCAAAGAATTAG
- a CDS encoding class A beta-lactamase-related serine hydrolase, with product MLYKRDMKKTKEDLLTFVTKNKKDVSVTIIENDDVVLEWNADQKTPLASTVKLVVLFHFVKAVSSGGIRLEEKVALYDIERFYIDRTDGGAHAYWLEINDFSEHATLLDVAKGMMQVSSNACTDYLIDRLGLEKINDQMKQAGLTEHDELMPLTPMILWSAYVSDRRRDAFKKMSGVSEEQYKSLMNEIFNIMKNDPEHKKALEEKMKKKNLLSWRIQSLLTQMMTKSTTNQYAQLMKRLHDELLTTEEKSLFSQIVLGETLKKETDQYLWYKGGATLFVFTGALYRKTDTSSISISLFINDPKANNSHWIEGAFNEFMLTVAVDQNFRQRLIQAFIT from the coding sequence TTGTTGTATAAAAGAGATATGAAGAAAACGAAGGAAGATCTTTTGACATTTGTCACAAAAAACAAAAAGGACGTTTCAGTGACAATCATTGAAAATGATGATGTGGTGTTAGAGTGGAATGCTGATCAAAAAACACCACTTGCAAGTACGGTGAAATTAGTGGTTTTATTTCATTTCGTTAAAGCTGTATCCAGCGGCGGCATCAGGCTAGAGGAAAAAGTGGCATTGTATGATATAGAGCGGTTTTATATTGATAGAACAGACGGTGGTGCGCACGCGTACTGGCTGGAGATCAACGATTTTTCTGAGCATGCGACTTTATTAGATGTTGCCAAAGGGATGATGCAAGTCAGTTCGAATGCTTGTACGGATTATTTGATTGACCGTCTGGGCTTAGAAAAGATCAATGATCAGATGAAACAAGCAGGTCTTACAGAACATGATGAACTCATGCCGCTGACGCCAATGATTTTGTGGTCCGCTTATGTATCTGATCGTCGGCGGGATGCATTCAAAAAAATGAGCGGCGTATCCGAAGAACAATACAAATCTTTGATGAATGAGATTTTCAATATCATGAAAAATGACCCAGAGCATAAAAAGGCGTTAGAAGAAAAAATGAAGAAAAAGAACTTATTAAGTTGGCGTATTCAATCATTACTGACGCAAATGATGACAAAATCTACAACCAATCAATATGCACAATTGATGAAACGTCTGCATGACGAGCTGTTAACAACAGAAGAAAAGAGTCTTTTTAGCCAAATCGTACTGGGAGAAACATTGAAAAAGGAAACAGATCAATATCTGTGGTATAAAGGCGGAGCAACATTGTTCGTTTTCACAGGTGCTTTATATCGAAAAACAGATACATCCTCTATATCCATCTCTCTTTTTATCAATGATCCGAAAGCGAACAATTCTCACTGGATTGAGGGAGCATTTAATGAATTTATGCTTACTGTAGCAGTGGATCAAAACTTTCGACAACGATTGATTCAGGCTTTCATTACATAA
- a CDS encoding GNAT family N-acetyltransferase: protein MLIKWAIQRASDRGCHMIQLTTDKQRPEARHFYEKLGFEATHEGMKLHLPHE, encoded by the coding sequence CTGCTCATAAAGTGGGCCATTCAACGCGCAAGCGACCGCGGCTGTCATATGATTCAGCTGACAACAGATAAACAGAGGCCAGAAGCACGCCATTTTTATGAGAAATTAGGATTTGAAGCCACTCATGAAGGAATGAAGCTGCATTTGCCCCATGAATAA
- the rplM gene encoding 50S ribosomal protein L13 encodes MRTTPMANASTIERKWLVVDAAGKTLGRLSTEVASLLRGKHKPTYTPHVDTGDHVIIINAEKIELTGKKLTDKIYYRHTMHPGGLKQRTALEMRTNYPEKMLELAIKGMLPKGPLGRQMFKKLNVYRGSEHPHQAQQPEVYELRG; translated from the coding sequence ATGCGTACAACACCAATGGCGAACGCAAGCACAATTGAGCGCAAATGGCTAGTTGTTGATGCGGCAGGCAAGACTTTAGGTCGTCTTTCTACTGAAGTAGCATCACTTTTGCGCGGTAAGCACAAACCAACTTATACACCACACGTTGATACAGGTGATCATGTCATCATCATCAATGCTGAAAAAATCGAATTAACTGGTAAGAAATTGACGGACAAAATTTACTACCGTCACACGATGCACCCAGGTGGTTTGAAACAAAGAACTGCTCTTGAGATGCGTACAAACTACCCTGAAAAAATGTTGGAGCTTGCTATCAAAGGTATGCTTCCAAAGGGTCCACTAGGTCGTCAAATGTTCAAAAAATTAAATGTGTACCGTGGTTCTGAGCATCCACATCAAGCACAACAACCTGAAGTTTACGAACTTCGCGGTTAA
- the pdaB gene encoding polysaccharide deacetylase family sporulation protein PdaB codes for MSRLYVLPIKRLKQVVIILVAALAAATFFYVQKAPPLSVFKTEHGSRAIYKGETSSKHVSLTFNIGWGDEKAVPILNVLREYGIKNATFFLSASWAERHPDIVKQIREDGHQIGSLGYAYKNYSQLEDSEIKQDLVRAQNTFQKLGLDDIQLLRPPTGQFNETALKIATQYGYTVVHYSINSQDWLNPGVDQIVQNVNDRMKSGDIVLLHASDSATQTAQALPAILKQIKEKNLKNVTVGELISNTKTKSSEVK; via the coding sequence TTGAGTCGATTATATGTGTTGCCTATTAAACGGCTGAAGCAAGTTGTCATTATTCTTGTAGCAGCCCTTGCAGCTGCAACCTTTTTTTATGTACAAAAGGCACCGCCGCTGTCGGTCTTTAAAACTGAACATGGATCCCGAGCTATTTATAAAGGCGAGACTTCATCAAAACATGTCTCACTCACTTTTAATATTGGCTGGGGGGATGAGAAGGCTGTTCCTATTTTAAATGTCCTTCGAGAGTACGGTATAAAGAACGCCACTTTCTTTCTGTCTGCTTCTTGGGCTGAGCGTCATCCTGATATCGTGAAACAAATTAGGGAGGACGGCCACCAAATCGGAAGCCTTGGCTATGCGTATAAAAATTATAGCCAGCTTGAAGATAGTGAGATCAAGCAAGATCTTGTCCGTGCACAAAATACATTTCAAAAGCTTGGACTAGATGACATTCAACTATTAAGACCGCCAACTGGACAGTTTAACGAAACAGCACTAAAAATTGCCACACAGTACGGTTATACCGTTGTTCATTACAGCATCAATTCACAGGATTGGTTGAATCCGGGTGTCGACCAAATTGTTCAGAATGTAAATGATCGAATGAAAAGCGGAGACATTGTACTGCTTCACGCCTCAGATTCAGCAACCCAAACCGCTCAAGCCTTACCAGCTATTTTGAAACAAATAAAAGAAAAGAATTTAAAAAATGTGACGGTTGGCGAACTGATCTCCAATACGAAAACAAAGTCATCGGAAGTTAAGTAG
- a CDS encoding energy-coupling factor transporter transmembrane protein EcfT, which yields MMDSMIIGKYVPGSSLVHRLDPRTKLLSVFFFVFIVFFANNYITYGLLGVFTILVLMVSQVPLSFILKGMKPILWIVLFTFILHIFMTKDGALLFHFGFLNIYEEGLKQGIFISLRFVYLIMMTTLLTLTTTPIEVTDGMEKLLHPFRQIKLPVHELALMMSISLRFIPTLLEETDKIMKAQMARGVDFTSGPLKDRMKAIVPLLVPLFVSAFKRAEELATAMEARGYRGGEGRTKYRQLVWGMKDTFTLLLFILLTALLVLLRN from the coding sequence ATGATGGATAGTATGATTATCGGCAAATATGTGCCAGGTTCATCCCTTGTCCATCGTCTTGATCCAAGGACAAAGCTGTTATCAGTTTTCTTTTTTGTCTTTATTGTCTTTTTTGCTAATAATTACATCACTTACGGGCTTTTAGGTGTCTTTACCATTCTTGTGTTGATGGTTTCTCAGGTGCCGCTATCCTTTATTCTCAAGGGAATGAAGCCGATCCTATGGATCGTGCTGTTTACTTTTATCCTGCATATTTTCATGACAAAGGACGGCGCCTTGCTATTCCACTTTGGTTTTCTGAATATTTATGAAGAAGGTCTAAAGCAGGGAATTTTCATTTCACTACGTTTTGTCTATCTCATCATGATGACGACACTTCTTACGTTAACCACAACACCTATAGAAGTGACAGACGGGATGGAGAAGCTGCTGCACCCATTCCGTCAAATCAAGCTGCCTGTTCATGAGCTTGCTCTCATGATGTCTATCTCTCTTCGGTTTATTCCGACTTTACTAGAAGAGACGGACAAAATCATGAAGGCACAAATGGCACGGGGCGTTGATTTTACAAGCGGGCCTTTAAAAGATCGTATGAAAGCCATCGTTCCTTTGCTTGTTCCGCTTTTCGTCAGTGCGTTTAAGCGTGCAGAAGAACTGGCGACCGCGATGGAAGCGAGGGGCTATCGCGGGGGAGAAGGACGGACGAAATACCGTCAGCTCGTCTGGGGCATGAAGGACACGTTCACGCTGCTTCTATTCATTCTGTTAACAGCACTCCTTGTGCTGCTTAGAAATTAG
- the rpsI gene encoding 30S ribosomal protein S9 has translation MAQVQYYGTGRRKSSVARVRLVPGEGRIVVNNREITEYIPFAALIEDVKQPLNITETANSYDVLVNVHGGGFSGQAGAIRHGISRALLEVDPEYRTPLKRAGLLTRDSRMKERKKYGLKGARRAPQFSKR, from the coding sequence TTGGCACAGGTTCAATATTACGGTACAGGTCGTCGTAAAAGTTCTGTAGCGCGCGTTCGCTTAGTTCCAGGTGAAGGCCGTATCGTCGTTAATAATCGTGAAATTACTGAATACATTCCATTCGCTGCTTTAATCGAAGACGTGAAACAGCCTTTGAACATCACAGAAACAGCTAACAGCTACGATGTTCTTGTAAATGTTCACGGTGGTGGATTCTCTGGTCAAGCTGGAGCAATTCGTCACGGTATCTCTCGTGCTCTTCTAGAAGTAGATCCTGAGTACCGTACACCACTTAAACGCGCTGGACTTCTTACTCGTGACTCTCGCATGAAAGAGCGTAAGAAATACGGTCTTAAAGGCGCACGTAGAGCTCCTCAGTTCTCGAAGCGTTAA
- the cwlD gene encoding N-acetylmuramoyl-L-alanine amidase CwlD gives MKRKLKWTGFLIGFIVLLFLFRFQFLNDDSWKSWNLPLSGKIIYLDPGHGGPDGGAVGGELLEKEIALDVSKKIRDYLQEQGALVLMTREDDSDLSSKNTRGYARKKAEDLRNRVKVINESEADLYLSIHLNAIPSNKWSGAQTFFYGKYEENEKAAKFMFIQDELRRNLENTDRKAKRINGIYLMQNVTKPGALVEIGFLSNPKEAGKLATPKYQDQIAASIYKGILRYLTEQKEPPE, from the coding sequence ATGAAAAGAAAGCTGAAGTGGACAGGGTTTTTAATTGGGTTTATTGTCCTCTTATTCTTATTCAGGTTTCAATTTCTAAATGATGATTCGTGGAAATCGTGGAATTTGCCTCTTAGCGGGAAGATCATCTATTTAGATCCGGGTCACGGCGGTCCAGATGGCGGGGCTGTGGGAGGAGAGCTGCTTGAGAAAGAGATTGCACTGGATGTATCCAAGAAGATACGTGACTATTTGCAGGAGCAGGGGGCGCTTGTTCTCATGACTCGAGAGGATGATTCTGATTTATCATCAAAGAATACAAGGGGATATGCCCGGAAGAAAGCGGAAGATTTAAGGAACCGCGTCAAAGTCATCAATGAATCTGAAGCGGATCTCTATTTAAGCATTCATTTAAATGCGATACCATCAAACAAATGGAGCGGGGCGCAGACCTTTTTTTACGGAAAGTATGAAGAAAATGAAAAAGCAGCGAAGTTCATGTTCATTCAAGATGAATTGCGCAGAAACCTTGAAAATACAGATCGAAAAGCGAAGCGGATCAACGGTATTTATTTAATGCAAAATGTCACTAAGCCCGGAGCTCTTGTGGAAATTGGATTTCTCTCCAATCCAAAAGAGGCTGGCAAGCTGGCAACACCTAAATATCAGGATCAAATTGCTGCCTCTATTTATAAAGGGATTTTAAGATATTTAACAGAGCAAAAAGAGCCGCCTGAATAA
- the gerD gene encoding spore germination lipoprotein GerD, which translates to MSKGILRIMSCFLLLSLTACAPKTQSSSNMDYDETKKMVVDILKTDDGKKAIQQLLNDEAMNEALVMDEQTVKKTIEKTLTSDKGKEFWKKVFEDSKFAETFAKSMQQQHERMLKQLMKDPDYQQLMMDILKDPEMEKKYGELVKSKEFRKHLEKVITETLSSPLYKKKFEDELKKAASESSSDSGSQGSEGSEGSDS; encoded by the coding sequence ATGTCAAAAGGCATCTTGCGTATAATGAGCTGTTTTCTTCTTTTATCTCTAACAGCTTGTGCTCCCAAAACCCAATCCTCATCTAATATGGACTATGACGAAACAAAAAAAATGGTCGTTGATATATTAAAGACAGATGACGGTAAAAAGGCCATTCAACAGTTATTAAATGACGAGGCAATGAATGAAGCTTTGGTAATGGATGAACAAACTGTGAAAAAAACGATAGAGAAAACACTGACTTCTGATAAAGGCAAAGAGTTCTGGAAGAAGGTCTTTGAGGATTCTAAATTTGCCGAGACTTTCGCAAAATCCATGCAGCAACAGCATGAAAGAATGTTAAAACAGTTAATGAAGGATCCTGACTATCAACAGCTGATGATGGATATTCTCAAAGATCCTGAGATGGAAAAGAAATACGGTGAACTTGTAAAAAGCAAAGAGTTTAGAAAGCACTTAGAAAAAGTCATTACGGAAACATTAAGCAGCCCTCTTTATAAGAAGAAATTCGAAGATGAGCTCAAAAAGGCAGCATCTGAGAGCAGCAGTGATTCCGGATCGCAAGGCAGCGAAGGAAGCGAAGGAAGCGACAGTTAA
- a CDS encoding YbaK family protein — MAEVLSFYQLKTKRDVTLEKKLLRTLSLQQVTATSEKFTKKLFPFADDPAGIMSDGCIDFAIEAFLAGGRYGESSKYGESFDDIKKRSSQEENELVEELTGCLQSWGNMFRMERKMSCLYPFAKAFLSMWWQEGFRESEKRHKLRLH, encoded by the coding sequence ATGGCAGAAGTGCTTTCATTTTATCAATTGAAAACAAAACGAGATGTTACGCTTGAAAAGAAGCTTTTGCGTACATTGTCTCTTCAACAAGTGACGGCTACTTCCGAAAAATTCACAAAGAAGCTGTTTCCATTTGCAGATGATCCAGCTGGGATTATGAGTGATGGCTGTATCGATTTCGCCATTGAAGCTTTTTTAGCTGGCGGGAGATACGGTGAGTCGAGTAAATACGGGGAATCGTTCGACGATATCAAAAAACGGTCCTCCCAGGAGGAAAATGAGCTGGTTGAAGAGCTAACCGGGTGCTTGCAATCGTGGGGGAATATGTTCCGTATGGAGAGGAAGATGTCATGTTTATATCCATTTGCGAAGGCTTTTTTAAGCATGTGGTGGCAGGAAGGCTTTCGTGAATCAGAAAAAAGACACAAGCTTCGTCTGCACTAA
- a CDS encoding GNAT family N-acetyltransferase: MFYPCFGEHTYEIGWVFNQAYYNKVYASEAAYAVLHHGLDTLNLHRIIAACQPENVYHKEMSVG, encoded by the coding sequence GTGTTTTATCCATGCTTTGGTGAGCACACATATGAGATTGGCTGGGTCTTCAATCAGGCATATTACAATAAAGTCTATGCATCAGAAGCGGCGTATGCTGTCCTGCATCATGGTCTTGACACACTGAACTTACATCGGATCATTGCCGCTTGTCAGCCAGAAAATGTATACCACAAGGAAATGAGTGTGGGATGA
- a CDS encoding DUF4825 domain-containing protein, whose translation MKIWMYILLLLTVVLSACSSQATEKKSDIKGIDDISLKQLSTHKNTYLGDNSAIREILSDLPGGVIREFEIIDGKAIDVTYGVKENAGYTEEQFDAFWFDQKDTIEKTYLYNAIALFILVDNVEQVTLNMSSKNEPSVTFKRKQLEKKLPHSFKEYKDDTALWQKELVDGIVKSKKKRQDVYKAFPMQK comes from the coding sequence ATGAAGATATGGATGTATATCCTGCTACTATTAACAGTCGTCCTATCTGCATGCAGCAGTCAAGCCACAGAGAAAAAGAGCGATATAAAAGGAATAGATGACATATCCTTAAAACAACTTTCAACACACAAAAACACGTATCTCGGTGACAATTCAGCCATTCGTGAAATTTTATCAGATCTTCCTGGAGGCGTAATACGTGAATTTGAAATCATCGATGGGAAAGCAATAGACGTCACGTATGGAGTAAAAGAAAATGCAGGCTATACAGAAGAACAGTTTGACGCCTTCTGGTTTGATCAAAAGGATACGATCGAAAAAACGTATTTATACAACGCCATCGCACTTTTTATTCTTGTCGATAACGTAGAGCAAGTGACACTTAACATGAGCTCTAAAAACGAGCCGTCCGTCACGTTTAAAAGAAAACAGCTAGAAAAAAAGCTCCCTCATTCTTTTAAAGAGTACAAAGACGATACAGCGCTTTGGCAAAAGGAACTGGTGGATGGAATTGTGAAGTCAAAAAAGAAACGCCAAGATGTATACAAAGCGTTTCCAATGCAGAAATAA
- a CDS encoding P-loop NTPase, which produces MIGQDDVRKLVGKMDEPFLHIPLGELDAIKEISLKPEKEHVSLKVAIAKTGNADQMKLQQDIVQALKAAGANTVGLRFEELPQETLEKFMPSQDEEETLLHSKHPPEFLAIASGKGGVGKSTVSVNLAVALARLGKKVGLIDADIYGFSVPDMMGITVRPTVKGEKIIPVERFGVKVISMGFFVEENAPVIWRGPMLGKMLNNFFHEVEWGELDYLLLDLPPGTGDVALDIHTMLPSCKEIIVTTPHPTAAFVAARAGAMALQTDHEVLGVVENMSYYESKKTGEKEYVFGKGGGDKLAEELRVSVLGQIPLRQPDWNEDDFAPSVYDASHPTGEVYQHIANKVIEQLAVKA; this is translated from the coding sequence ATGATCGGACAAGATGATGTGAGAAAACTAGTTGGGAAGATGGACGAACCTTTCCTTCATATACCACTTGGTGAGCTGGATGCCATCAAGGAAATCAGTCTAAAGCCTGAGAAAGAGCATGTGAGCTTAAAGGTGGCTATTGCCAAAACGGGCAATGCTGATCAGATGAAGCTGCAGCAAGACATCGTACAAGCCTTGAAAGCAGCTGGCGCTAACACAGTAGGACTTCGTTTTGAGGAACTGCCTCAGGAAACACTTGAAAAGTTTATGCCATCACAAGATGAGGAAGAAACCCTGCTTCACTCTAAACATCCGCCTGAGTTCTTAGCGATTGCGAGTGGAAAGGGCGGCGTTGGTAAATCGACGGTTTCTGTTAACCTTGCTGTAGCGCTCGCTCGTCTAGGGAAAAAAGTCGGGCTGATTGATGCTGATATTTATGGCTTTAGTGTACCGGATATGATGGGAATCACTGTCAGACCAACAGTTAAAGGGGAAAAAATTATTCCTGTGGAGCGCTTTGGTGTCAAAGTGATTTCAATGGGCTTTTTTGTTGAAGAAAATGCACCGGTTATTTGGAGAGGACCGATGCTTGGAAAAATGTTAAATAACTTCTTCCACGAAGTTGAGTGGGGAGAATTAGATTACTTACTATTAGACCTTCCGCCTGGAACGGGAGATGTAGCGCTTGATATTCATACAATGCTGCCTAGCTGTAAAGAAATCATTGTCACTACACCACATCCAACGGCTGCTTTCGTTGCAGCAAGAGCAGGCGCAATGGCACTGCAAACAGATCATGAGGTGCTCGGGGTCGTTGAGAATATGAGTTATTATGAAAGCAAAAAAACAGGTGAAAAGGAATACGTCTTTGGAAAAGGCGGCGGGGACAAGCTGGCTGAAGAGCTGCGTGTATCAGTTCTTGGCCAAATTCCTTTAAGACAGCCTGATTGGAATGAGGATGATTTCGCGCCTTCTGTCTATGATGCAAGTCATCCGACAGGAGAAGTGTATCAACACATTGCGAATAAAGTCATTGAACAATTAGCAGTGAAAGCATAA